In the genome of Tripterygium wilfordii isolate XIE 37 chromosome 19, ASM1340144v1, whole genome shotgun sequence, one region contains:
- the LOC119986015 gene encoding pentatricopeptide repeat-containing protein At2g13600-like → MVAQVSETMAHFPPPPSHAASISPHKPIALSFQSPRKIHQPTITSQPINTDTHLCILDKPINSTTYASILDSCTCPNLGEQLHAHTIKSGFHGHEFVETKLLQMYGRCGCVNNASLLFDAMPLRNLYSWTAILNVHLDRGLFDDAVSIFQQLLFDDIGLDFFLFPVVFKVCSGIGMVELGEQLHGMAIKYQFVSNIYVGNALIDMYGKCGYLGDAKKVLQNMHERDRVSWNSMLTACAANGMVYEALEFLERMSLVDSFSPNLVSWSAVIGGFAQNGYDKEAIEMLARMQAEGQKPNARTLASVLPACAKLHKLDLGRELHGYIMRYGFMSNSFVVNGLVDLYRRCGDMRTALKIFSWFSEKNTVSYNTMIVGYCENGEISRAREFFDQMDAAGIKKDIISWNSMLSGFVDNFMYEEALSMFSDLLMVEELESDSFTLGSVLTACADMASLRQGKEIHSYAIAKGLHCNTFVGGALVEMYCKCQDLEAAQMAFDEITENDTATWNALVSGYARCNQIESMQDLLQKMKRDGYEPNIYTWNGIIAGHVENGHHDMAMQLFSELQASDMKPDIYTIGIILPTCSRLITLERGKQIHAVSVRCGYDSHVHIGAALVDMYSKCGSIKYATFAYNRIANPNLVSQNAMLTAYATHGLGEEGVDFFQRMLAMGVRPDHVTFLSVLSACVHAGSVEKGHEFFDLMGYYGLKPTLKHYTCMVDLLSRAGQLHKAYEFIKNMPMEPDSVLWGALLGGCVIHGNVGLGEIAAKRLMELEPSDSGNHVLLANLYAFAGRWSDLARTRQLMKDGGIQKSPGCSWIEDKDEIHAFLASDRSHMRTDEIYATLNTLNLHMKRDPVISQ, encoded by the coding sequence ATGGTTGCCCAAGTATCGGAAACCATGGCTCACTTCCCACCTCCGCCATCTCACGCTGCTTCTATTTCTCCTCATAAACCCATCGCgctttcttttcaaagcccAAGAAAAATTCACCAACCTACCATCACCTCTCAACCAATAAACACCGACACCCATCTATGCATCCTTGACAAACCAATCAATTCAACTACGTACGCTTCCATTCTCGATTCTTGCACATGCCCAAATCTAGGAGAACAACTTCATGCCCACACCATCAAATCTGGTTTTCATGGACACGAGTTTGTGGAGACGAAATTGCTCCAAATGTATGGTAGGTGTGGCTGTGTGAACAATGCAAGCTTGTTGTTTGATGCAATGCCGCTTAGAAACTTGTATTCTTGGACTGCCATTTTGAATGTGCATCTGGACCGTGGCCTATTTGATGATGCTGTCTCAATCTTTCAACAATTACTTTTTGACGATATTGGGTTGGATTTTTTCCTGTTTCCAGTAGTGTTTAAGGTTTGTAGTGGAATTGGCATGGTGGAATTAGGCGAGCAGTTACATGGGATGGCGATCAAATATCAGTTTGTTTCAAATATCTATGTAGGAAATGCTTTGATTGATATGTATGGTAAATGCGGATACCTAGGGGATGCTAAGAAAGTTCTACAAAATATGCACGAGAGGGATCGTGTCTCGTGGAATTCCATGCTTACAGCTTGTGCTGCCAATGGGATGGTTTATGAGGCATTAGAGTTTTTGGAGAGAATGTCATTGGTAGATAGTTTTAGTccaaatcttgtttcttggagtGCTGTTATTGGAGGTTTTGCTCAAAATGGTTATGACAAGGAAGCTATTGAAATGCTAGCAAGAATGCAAGCAGAGGGGCAGAAACCAAATGCACGGACTCTGGCCAGCGTTCTTCCTGCTTGTGCTAAATTGCACAAGCTAGACCTGGGAAGAGAATTACATGGCTATATAATGAGATACGGATTTATGTCTAACTCTTTCGTTGTAAACGGATTGGTTGATCTGTATAGAAGGTGTGGTGATATGAGAACTGCACTCAAGATATTTTCATGGTTCTCAGAGAAAAATACAGTCTCTTATAATACAATGATTGTGGGTTACTGCGAGAATGGTGAGATCTCAAGGGCTAGGGAGTTTTTTGATCAGATGGATGCTGCAGGAATCAAGAAAGATATAATTTCGTGGAACTCTATGCTTTCGGGTTTTGTTGATAACTTCATGTATGAAGAAGCCTTGAGCATGTTTTCAGATCTGCTAATGGTGGAAGAGCTTGAGTCTGATTCTTTTACCTTGGGGAGTGTTTTGACTGCATGTGCTGATATGGCTTCTTTGAGGCAGGGCAAGGAGATACACTCCTATGCCATTGCCAAAGGTTTGCACTGCAATACCTTTGTAGGGGGGGCTCTGGTTGAAATGTACTGCAAGTGCCAAGACTTAGAAGCTGCTCAAATGGCTTTTGATGAGATAACTGAAAATGATACTGCAACTTGGAATGCTTTGGTCTCTGGCTATGCTCGTTGCAACCAGATTGAAAGTATGCAAGACCTTCTTCAAAAGATGAAAAGAGACGGTTATGAGCCAAACATATACACATGGAATGGGATTATTGCCGGTCATGTAGAGAATGGACACCATGACATGGCTATGCAGCTGTTCTCTGAATTGCAGGCTTCAGACATGAAGCCTGATATCTACACTATCGGAATAATCTTGCCTACTTGCTCACGGTTGATCACATTGGAGCGAGGGAAGCAGATCCATGCAGTTTCAGTCAGATGTGGTTATGACTCACATGTCCATATCGGAGCAGCACTTGTAGATATGTATTCAAAGTGTGGAAGTATAAAGTATGCAACATTTGCATATAATAGGATTGCGAACCCTAATTTGGTGTCCCAAAATGCCATGCTCACTGCATACGCCACACACGGACTTGGAGAGGAGGGAGTGGATTTCTTCCAGAGAATGCTGGCCATGGGCGTTAGACCAGACCATGTTACTTTCCTATCTGTTCTCTCTGCTTGTGTTCATGCTGGATCAGTGGAGAAAGGTCACGAATTCTTTGACTTGATGGGCTATTATGGTTTGAAACCCACTCTGAAGCACTATACATGTATGGTAGATCTCCTAAGTCGTGCCGGCCAGCTTCACAAAGCCTACGAGTTCATTAAGAACATGCCCATGGAACCTGATTCAGTATTGTGGGGTGCGCTGCTAGGAGGCTGTGTTATTCATGGTAATGTTGGATTAGGAGAAATTGCAGCTAAAAGACTTATGGAGTTGGAGCCCAGTGATTCTGGCAACCACGTCCTGTTGGCAAATCTATACGCTTTTGCAGGAAGATGGTCTGATTTAGCAAGAACAAGGCAGCTGATGAAGGATGGAGGAATACAGAAGAGCCCGGGTTGCAGCTGGATTGAGGACAAAGATGAAATTCATGCTTTTCTTGCTTCAGACAGGAGTCACATGAGAACAGATGAAATTTACGCTACTTTGAACACTTTAAACCTTCACATGAAAAGAGATCCTGTAATTTCTCAGTGA
- the LOC119985877 gene encoding protein yippee-like At4g27740 codes for MEETSGSPLFSCKTCSNPLAFPTDLLSKNFLAKSGQAYMFSHVMNVVLGPKEDRQLLTGRFTISTAYCGICKQELGWMYVQAYDIKNRFKEGRFVVEKSKITLDY; via the exons ATGGAAGAAAcgagtggttctcccttgttcagCTGCAAGACTTGCAGCAATCCTCTGGCTTTTCCAACTGATCTTCTCTCCAAGAATTTCCTT GCAAAATCAGGGCAAGCCTATATGTTCTCTCATGTGATGAACGTAGTGTTGGGGCCAAAGGAAGACAGGCAACTCTTGACTGGGCGTTTCACCATTTCCACCGCATACTGCGGCATCTGTAAGCAAGAACTGGGCTGGATGTATGTTCAAGCTTACGACATCAAAAACAGGTTCAAGGAAGGCAGATTTGTGGTCGAGAAATCCAAGATCACTTTGGACTATTGA
- the LOC119985987 gene encoding dof zinc finger protein DOF4.6-like, with the protein MDTAQWTQCIGVVKSMEGSRGAAAAAERRARPQKDQAVNCPRCNSTNTKFCYYNNYSLSQPRYFCKTCRRYWTEGGSLRNVPVGGGSRKNKRSSSSSSYSSSSSKNKVPDHHDLMMNITSSSPVGFPHQNPNDKIHHHAQDLNLAYPPLLLDDVPQNPSSTSRTSQHHDQQHLSAMELLNTGIANSRGLMSSFLSMPVSAGFSLPADDYKPTTLNFSLEAFQSSGYNGTSANTALQETSSTSAARLLFPMEDMKQIPNPTTTSSSSSTQFEQNRGQGDSTGYWQGMLGGGW; encoded by the exons atggatacTGCTCAGTGGACGCAG TGCATTGGAGTGGTTAAATCCATGGAAGGTTCAAGGGGGGCAGCGGCAGCAGCAGAGAGAAGAGCAAGACCTCAAAAGGATCAAGCTGTGAATTGTCCAAGGTGTAATTCAACCAACACCAAGTTCTGCTACTACAACAATTACAGTCTCTCTCAACCAAGATACTTCTGCAAGACTTGTAGAAGGTATTGGACTGAAGGTGGATCTCTTAGAAATGTTCCTGTGGGAGGTGGTTCTAGAAAGAATAAGAgatcctcatcttcttcttcttattcttcttcttcatcaaagaATAAGGTTCCTGATCATCATGATCTGATGATGAATATCACCTCATCATCACCTGTTGGCTTTCCTCATCAAAACCCTAATGATAAGATTCATCATCATGCCCAAGATCTTAACCTAGCTTACCCACCACTACTACTTGATGACGTACCTCAAAACCCTAGTTCGACTAGTAGAACATCTCAACACCATGACCAGCAACATCTCTCAGCCATGGAGCTTCTCAACACAGGAATTGCTAATTCAAGAGGATTGATGAGTTCCTTCTTGTCCATGCCTGTTTCAGCTGGGTTTTCCTTGCCAGCGGATGACTACAAACCAACAACCCTTAATTTCTCATTGGAAGCTTTTCAAAGTAGTGGGTATAATGGCACTAGTGCTAACACTGCTCTTCAAGAGACTAGCAGTACTAGTGCTGCAAGGCTTTTGTTTCCAATGGAGGATATGAAGCAGATTCCAAACCCTACTACTACTAGTTCTAGCAGCAGTACTCAATTTGAGCAGAATAGAGGGCAAGGAGATTCAACTGGGTACTGGCAAGGAATGTTGGGTGGTGGATGGTAA
- the LOC119985291 gene encoding oligopeptide transporter 9-like, with amino-acid sequence MAEISEVRAMEVEVEVEEDTSLVKQVDLTVPKTDDPTLPCVTFRMWVLGLSSCVILSFVNQFFWYRTQPLTVSAISAQIAVVPLGHLMARLLPKRVFLQGTRWQFSMNPGPFNVKEHVLITIFANSGAGTVYATHILTAVKLLYKRKLTFFPAFLVMITTQVLGFGWAGIFRKYLVEPGEMWWPYILVQVSLFRALHDKDKRPKGGSTRMQFFLIVLASSFAYYVFPGYLFAMLTSFSWVCWLAPKSVLVQQLGSGMQGLGLGSFALDWSTISSYLGSPLASPWFATANVAVGFFLIMYVMTPIMYWLDVYKAKTFPIFSSRLFAWNGEKYDILSIIDSKFHLDRNAYAKSGPLHLSTFFAMTYGLGFATLSATVVHVFLFNGSELWSQTRKAFGGNKKIDIHTRLMKKYKTVPTWWFVGILVVNIAVILFACEYYNESLQLPWWGVLLACGLALFFTLPIGIISATTNQQPGLNIITEYIIGYMYPERPVANMCFKVYGYISMAQALTFLMDFKLGHYMKIPPRAMFMAQVVGTVLAVLVYQVTAWWLMEDIANLCDTDLLPADSPWTCPMDRVFFDASVIWGLVGPRRIFGDLGEYGNVNWFFLGGAIAPLLVWLAHKAFPDKKWIAYIHMPVLLGSTSMMPPATAVNFIAWLIMGFLFGFIFFRYRQEWWKRYNYVLSGGLDAGTAFMTILIFLTLGTKGIGLDWWGNNLDGCPLAACPTAKGVVKDGCPVV; translated from the exons ATGGCTGAGATATCTGAGGTTCGGGcaatggaggtggaggtggaggttgAGGAGGACACCTCGCTAGTGAAGCAAGTGGACTTGACAGTTCCCAAAACTGACGATCCCACGTTGCCTTGCGTTACCTTCAGAATGTGGGTTCTGGGTCTTTCTTCATGTGTCATACTCTCCTTTGTCAACCAATTCTTCTGGTACAGAACTCAGCCATTGACTGTTTCTGCCATTTCTGCTCAGATTGCTGTCGTGCCACTCGGACACTTGATGGCAAGGCTGTTACCTAAACGAGTATTCCTTCAGGGTACACGCTGGCAATTTTCAATGAATCCTGGTCCTTTTAATGTTAAGGAACATGTTTTAATAACTATCTTTGCCAACTCCGGTGCTGGAACCGTCTATGCCACTCATATTTTGACTGCTGTAAAGCTCTTGTATAAGAGGAAGCTCACTTTTTTCCCTGCGTTCCTTGTTATGATTACTACTCAG GTGTTAGGGTTTGGTTGGGCAGGGATTTTCCGGAAGTACCTCGTTGAGCCAGGGGAGATGTGGTGGCCTTATATTCTGGTTCAGGTCTCATTGTTCAG GGCTTTACATgacaaagataaaagaccaaAAGGGGGAAGTACTCGTATGCAGTTCTTCCTTATCGTCTTAGCCTCCAGCTTTGCTTACTATGTCTTCCCTGGCTATCTATTTGCCATGTTAACTTCTTTCTCTTGGGTATGTTGGCTTGCTCCCAAGTCTGTTCTGGTCCAGCAATTGGGTTCAGGCATGCAAGGTCTTGGTCTTGGTTCCTTCGCACTTGACTGGTCTACAATTTCATCGTACCTTGGGAGTCCGCTTGCTAGCCCTTGGTTTGCCACTGCCAATGTTGCTGTTGGATTTTTCCTAATAATGTATGTGATGACACCCATCATGTACTGGCTTGATGTTTACAAGGCAAAGACCTTCCCTATTTTCTCAAGCAGACTTTTTGCTTGGAATGGCGAAAAGTATGACATCTTGAGCATCATAGATTCCAAGTTTCATCTTGATAGGAATGCTTATGCAAAGTCTGGGCCTCTGCATCTCAGCACCTTCTTTGCTATGACCTATGGTCTTGGTTTTGCCACATTGTCCGCTACAGTTGTCCATGTCTTCCTCTTTAATGGAAG TGAGTTATGGAGTCAAACCAGGAAGGCCTTTGGAGGAAATAAGAAAATAGATATACACACAAGGCTTATGAAGAAGTATAAGACGGTGCCGACCTGGTGGTTTGTGGGCATCCTTGTAGTGAATATTGCTGTCATACTCTTTGCTTGTGAGTATTACAATGAGTCGCTTCAATTGCCTTGGTGGGGTGTCTTACTGGCTTGTGGCCTTGCCTTATTCTTCACCCTTCCAATTGGTATTATCTCTGCCACTACAAATCAG CAACCAGGTTTGAACATTATTACAGAGTACATTATTGGGTATATGTACCCTGAGCGTCCCGTTGCTAATATGTGCTTCAAAGTTTATGGATACATAAGCATGGCACAAGCTCTAACCTTCCTGATGGACTTTAAGCTTGGCCACTACATGAAGATACCACCCAGAGCAATGTTTATGGCACAG GTGGTAGGGACGGTTCTGGCAGTTCTGGTATACCAGGTAACTGCATGGTGGCTAATGGAAGACATTGCCAATCTTTGTGATACAGATTTACTGCCAGCAGACAGTCCCTGGACTTGCCCTATGGATCGTGTTTTCTTTGATGCCTCTGTCATATGGGGGCTTGTTGGGCCACGTAGAATCTTTGGAGATCTCGGTGAATATGGGAACGTGAATTGGTTCTTTCTTGGAGGTGCAATAGCTCCCTTGCTAGTATGGCTAGCACACAAAGCATTCCCGGACAAGAAGTGGATTGCCTATATCCACATGCCTGTCCTGTTAGGCTCAACTTCAATGATGCCCCCTGCTACGGCTGTGAACTTCATCGCTTGGCTCATTATGGGGTTTctttttggtttcatttttttCAGGTACCGACAAGAATGGTGGAAACGCTACAATTATGTGCTCTCGGGTGGTCTTGATGCGGGGACTGCCTTCATGACTATTTTGATATTTCTGACTCTTGGAACAAAGGGCATAGGCCTTGACTGGTGGGGCAACAACCTCGATGGATGCCCCTTGGCTGCTTGTCCTACAGCTAAAGGAGTTGTAAAGGATGGCTGCCCAGTAGTCTGA
- the LOC119986016 gene encoding protein yippee-like At4g27745 yields the protein MAAEVVGPRLYSCCNCRNHVALHDDIISKAFQGRNGRAFLFSHAMNIVVGPKEDRNLLTGLHTVADIYCADCREALGWKYERAYEASQKYKEGKFIFEKVKIVKENW from the exons ATGGCGGCGGAAGTGGTGGGTCCTCGATTGTACAGCTGCTGCAATTGTCGAAATCATGTTGCACTCCATGATGATATAATTTCCAAGGCTTTTCAG GGAAGAAATGGCAGGGCCTTCCTATTCTCTCATGCCATGAATATCGTGGTGGGGCCTAAGGAAGACAGGAATCTCTTGACTGGCCTCCACACTGTTGCTGATATATATTGTGCTGATTGTCGTGAAGCGTTGGGCTGGAAGTATGAAAGAGCTTATGAAGCATCACAAAAGTACAAGGAAGGGAAATTCATTTTCGAGAAGGTGAAGATTGTTAAGGAGAACTGGTAG
- the LOC119985292 gene encoding RNA-binding protein 2-like, which yields MADAYWRYNDARQHQQPPPPQSIATLVGKRPRTDYDVPSGHELPNYFPHNDDRGALSRDTESIGASYDRYLRSAPVQSYGGGQSARPISGGVAGRPIDDRRMMVVEPIDRGPAVKDRSLGFGSGRSEVSLPPDASSTLFVEGLPSDCTRREVSHIFRPFVGYKEVRLVNKESRHPGGEPLVLCFVDFLSPAHAATAMDALQGYKFDEHDRDSVHLRLQFARYPGARSGGGHRGKR from the exons ATGGCGGATGCGTATTGGAGGTACAATGACGCACGCCAACACCAGCAGCCGCCTCCTCCGCAGTCCATCGCTACTCTCGTCGGGAAACGCCCTCGGACCGATTATG ACGTCCCCAGTGGTCACGAGCTGCCCAACTATTTTCCCCATAATGATGATAGGGGGGCTCTAAGTAGAGATACTGAATCCATTGGAGCATCCTATGACCGTTATCTTCGCAGCGCG CCTGTTCAATCATATGGTGGGGGACAATCTGCCAGACCCATAAGTGGAGGGGTAGCTGGCCGCCCCATTGATGATCGACGTATGATGGTTGTTGAGCCTATTGACCGTGGGCCTGCTGTAAAGGACAGGAGCCTGGGATTTGGAAGTGGAAGGTCTGAGGTCTCCCTTCCACCTGATGCCTCAAGTACACTCTTTGTGGAGGGATTGCCTTCTGACTGTACCCGGAGAGAAGTATCTC ATATATTTCGGCCTTTTGTTGGCTACAAGGAAGTGAGACTTGTAAACAAGGAATCAAGACAT CCCGGGGGAGAGCCACTAGTACTTTGCTTTGTAGATTTCTTGAGTCCAGCTCATGCAGCCACTGCCATGGATGCCTTGCAAG GTTACAAATTTGATGAGCATGATCGTGACTCGGTCCACCTAAGGTTGCAATTTGCTCGCTATCCTGGTGCAAGGTCAGGTGGCGGGCATCGGGGCAAACGTTGA